A genomic segment from Primulina huaijiensis isolate GDHJ02 unplaced genomic scaffold, ASM1229523v2 scaffold208212, whole genome shotgun sequence encodes:
- the LOC140966901 gene encoding gamma-tubulin complex component 4-like, whose amino-acid sequence MLPEYIPMNVAESVLFAGKAIKVLRNPRPTVQYQDASSQQQIPKGSQRAQAFPAKFSFQKDSSVKSILIGEELFPQSEANKIEAMLQDLKESSEFHKRSFETVVDSIKAIAASHLWQLVVVRADLNGHLKALKDYFLLAKGDFFQSFLEESRQLMRLPPRQSTAEADLMVPFQLAAIKTIGEEDKYFSRVSLRMSGIVVKTSQVEFPKEKTYSVGDSRVQSGTTLETSIDGWDGIALEYSVDWPLQLFFTQEVLSKYLRIFQYLLRLKRTQMELEKSWASAMHEDHSDFAKRHNDCSKSSVSQRRRRCRPMWRVREHMAFLIRNLQFYIQVDVVESQWNVLQSRIQSSRDFTELVGYHQEYLSALISQSFLDIGSVSRILDGIMKVCLQFCWKIETLENNESTGELEYIAEEFNKKSNSLYTILRSSRIAGSQRAPFLRRFLLRLNFNSFFEATARGVLNVVRPRPALGVLQ is encoded by the exons ATGCTTCCTGAGTACATTCCTATGAATGTTGCTGAATCTGTACTATTTGCTGGAAAAGCTATCAAGGTTCTACGAAATCCACGTCCGACTGTTCAATACCAGGATGCATCATCTCAACAGCAGATACCCAAAGGCTCACAAAGGGCACAAGCGTTTCCTGCAAAGTTTTCTTTTCAGAAGGACTCTTCTGTTAAGAGCATTTTGATTGGAGAAGAATTGTTTCCTCAGTCCGAGGCTAACAAAATTGAGGCTATGCTGCAAGATTTAAAG GAGTCATCTGAATTCCATAAGAGATCATTTGAGACCGTGGTAGACTCCATCAAAGCAATTGCAGCAAGTCATCTTTGGCAG CTTGTTGTCGTGCGTGCTGACTTGAATGGTCATTTGAAGGCTCTTAAAGATTATTTCCTTTTAGCAAAAGGCGATTTTTTCCAG aGCTTTCTTGAAGAAAGTCGCCAGCTGATGCGATTACCACCTCGTCAATCAACTGCTGAAGCTGATCTTATGGTTCCTTTTCAATTG GCTGCAATAAAAACCATTGGAGAAGAAGACAAATACTTCTCTAGAGTGTCTCTGAG AATGTCAGGAATCGTGGTTAAGACCTCACAAGTTGAGtttccaaaagaaaaaacatATTCTGTTGGAGACTCGCGCGTTCAGTCAGGTACCACCTTAGAAACATCTATTGATGGTTGGGATGGCATTGCTCTTGAATATTCTGTAGACTGGCCCTTACAGTTGTTCTTTACGCAGGAGGTTCTCTCGAA GTATCTGAGGATCTTCCAATACTTACTTCGATTAAAGAGGACACAGATGGAATTGGAAAAATCCTGGGCTTCTGCAATGCACGAGGATCATTCTGATTTTGCCAAACGCCATAATGACTGTTCGAAGAGTTCGGTATCTCAACGGCGACGACGTTGTAGGCCAATGTGGCGTGTCAGAGAACATATGGCCTTCTTAATAAGAAATCTTCAGTTCTATATCCAG GTGGACGTGGTTGAATCTCAGTGGAATGTTTTGCAATCTCGTATTCAAAGTTCTCGCGATTTTACAGAACTGGTGGGTTACCATCAAGA GTATTTATCTGCACTAATTTCTCAGTCTTTCTTGGACATTGGTTCTGTATCACGCATTCTGGATGGAATAATGAAAGTTTGCTTACAATTTTGCTGGAAGATTGAAACCCTTGAAAACAATGAAAGTACGGGTGAACTGGAGTACATAGCTGAG GAGTTCAACAAGAAATCAAATTCATTATACACCATCCTCCGCAGCAGCAGAATAGCTGGGAGTCAAAGGGCACCATTCCTCAGGCGCTTTCTTCTGCGCCTCAACTTCAACTCCTTTTTCGAG GCAACTGCAAGGGGAGTGCTGAACGTTGTGAGACCGCGGCCAGCACTTGGAGTTCTGCAA